The following proteins come from a genomic window of Botrytis cinerea B05.10 chromosome 14, complete sequence:
- the Bcsfa1 gene encoding Bcsfa1, with translation MPADTVGKTITCKAAVAWEAGQELSIEDIEVAPPKANEVRIEIYYTGVCHTDAYTLSGKDPEGAFPIVLGHEGAGIVESVGEGVTSVKPGDYVVALYTPECKECKFCKSGKTNLCGKIRATQGKGVMPDGTSRFKCKGKDLLHFMGTSTFSQYTVVADISVVAITPEAPMDRTCLLGCGITTGYGAAVETAKVEEGSTVAIFGAGCVGLSVIQGAVQKKASKIIVVDVNSSKKEWADKFGATDFVNPTELKGQSIQEKLIEMTDGGCDYTFDCTGNVGVMRAALEACHKGWGQSIVIGVAAAGQEISTRPFQLVTGRVWKGCAFGGIKGRSQLPQLVDDYMQGKLKVDEFITHRQPLNGINQAFDDMKKGDCIRCVVNMRE, from the exons ATGCCTGCGGATACTGTTGGAAAG acTATTACCTGCAAG GCTGCAGTTGCTTGGGAAGCAGGTCAAGAACTCAGTATTGAGGATATTGAGGTTGCTCCTCCTAAGGCGAATGAAgtgagaattgaaatttattacACGGGAGTTTGTCATACTG ATGCATACACACTTTCCGGCAAAGACCCCGAGGGAGCTTTCCCAATTGTTCTCGGACATGAGGGTGCTGGTATTGTTGAATCTGTTGGTGAAGGTGTAACATCTGTTAAACCAGGAGATTATGTTGTTGCTTTATA TACACCAGAATGTAAAGAATGTAAATTCTGCAAATCTGGTAAGACCAACCTTTGCGGAAAAATCCGTGCAACTCAAGGAAAGGGTGTCATGCCAGATGGTACATCCCGTTTCAAGTGCAAGGGCAAAGATCTCCTTCACTTTATGGGAACATCTACTTTCTCTCAATATACCGTCGTTGCCGACATCTCCGTTGTTGCTATTACCCCAGAAGCTCCTATGGACCGcacttgcttgcttggttGTGGTATCACTACCGGTTACGGAGCCGCTGTCGAAACCGCTAAAGTCGAAGAAGGATCTACTGTTGCCATCTTCGGTGCAGGTTGTGTTGGTCTCAGTGTAATTCAAGGAGCGGTACAAAAGAAAGCTTCAAAGATCATCGTAGTCGATGTAAACTCATCCAAGAAGGAATGGGCTGATAAATTCGGTGCAACCGATTTCGTTAACCCAACTGAATTGAAGGGTCAAAGTATTCAAGAGAAATTAATCGAAATGACCGATGGTGGTTGTGATTACACTTTTGATTGCACTGGAAATGTTGGCGTTATGAGAGCTGCTTTGGAAGCTTGTCATAAGGGTTGGGGTCAAAGTATTGTTATTggtgttgctgctgctggaCAGGAGATTAGCACTAGAC CATTCCAACTTGTTACTGGACGTGTCTGGAAAGGTTGTGCATTCGGAGGTATCAAAGGTCGTTCCCAATTACCTCAATTGGTCGATGATTACATGCAAGGTAAATTGAAGGTTGATGAGTTCATTACTCATAGACAACCTTTGAACGGAATCAACCAAGcatttgatgatatgaaGAAGGGTGATTGTATTAGATGTGTGGTTAACATGAGAGAATGA